A window of Sphaeramia orbicularis chromosome 8, fSphaOr1.1, whole genome shotgun sequence genomic DNA:
tatttatatatacatacatattcttCAAAGCTTTATGAGTGAATTTTTAATATTCCATGGTTTAATGCTTTGGGTCGTTTAAAGCTCAGGTTGGACCTATGCTCTGGTTGTTAATGAGCAAGTAAGTATTGAgggttaaattagattaaattatttatttatttattttttaaatgaataaataaataaaaatgtaaaacaataaattaatcaatcaatcaatcaatcaataaaataaaataaaataatatataaaaaataaaacaaatacaaaaaaataaaaattaaaaaaatacataaataaataaaatttaaaaaataaaataaaacagattaaattaTTTATTCATGACTATGTTCTGTATAATCAATTATACATTTTgactgtagtgtgtgtgttttgtgactAAAAATTCCACTTCCACATGAGttctgatatattttttttaaatttgtagaataaataCCTCATTGTTCATGCACTTTTCAGCTCTAACCGGGCACATTTTCACAAAAATCCTCAGTTGCAGATATGTTTCACTGATATATAAAAGTAATGACAACAAAAATGTCCATCTTTTCTCCAGTTTCCAAACACCAGCCAGTGTAAAAGTCGGTAAATCTTGTCTTGTGTTCAGCAGAAAGCCCTGGCGTTGCTGTTGACTGTTGCTGTCTCATGTTGCCTGTGATGCCCACACTGTGGCCGAGTGCTGCAGCCAGCCGTCTCGGTCCTGTCGCCTTTATGTGCTGCGTGTCGCTCCGGAAACAGGGGAACCCTCACAGGTGACGCGGCCGCCGGCATCCTCACTTTGGGCAAACGCTTAGAGGATGAGCATCGTTTGCAGAGTCGACTGCATCAGCTCCTCCACGGCTCCAAGAACCAGGCGGCAGGAATCTTAACTATGGGGAAGAGGACTGAGGAGGGGTTGGAGAACAGGAAAGTGACTGGACAATGCAAGCAGGGAACACCATCACAACATCTTTACCTGTTTGAAACAAAATACCTGAGCTTACAAACATACTGGGACTCTGttggtaaaaaataataattaaaaataatggtGATTTAAATGTTTTACTCTCGTCAAAAATCTGATTTCCTGTgaattttgtctttttaaatgtaaaatgagAGAATAATAGAAAGATGTGTACTATTGTACTATATGTAAAAGGCAGtgcgataataaataataaaatcagtAATAAATTGAAAATGTGCTGTTCTTTGGGTGTGTGTCTCCTATCAGCGTCACATCTGATTGTGTTAACATAGATGAATTTACTACCTAcccattcaagaaaaaaattcacTTGATATAGGcctaactgatttttttttttttttttaatcttttttgagcaatataacagtacatacaaagaagtggaattacagTGCATACATTATACTTTGCCTTTTATATAATTTTCCCCCATACCCAAACCAACTCCAAgaccctccgagaaggggcaacaccAAGAAAAAGTACATTATAACGAAGTCTctgtgcagtagaaaatcaatAAGTACAAATAGTAACAAATCTGtgatatacaaaaataataactgagccaacagaaaatagaaaagagagagtaaaaatgtaaaaaaataaataaataaagagtagACATAGCTTGTACATACATGtgcctactttaaaatattaggcCTTACACAGATGTATCAAATGCaaaaataattggtagacagaatgaattaagacaaaaaacaacaccTTAACAAACACAATAGAGAGGAGGGTGGTGGTTTGAGAGGCAGATATAACTGAATTTGAACTGTTTTATAAATATACTAtctcagtggtttccaaacttttttggctcgtgaccccttttaacatcacaaatttgtggcgaccccagacattcaaatagagactttttttttttactaaaattaaatagttttggatcatgtagtagtttgctatactatgttgcatataaacgttaattttagacgacatttagtccatataatgtatattattatagacagaggcagaaaagccaggtgtagattactgcacaaagtgagaatttgattttccttggtcaggatatgtacagtcagtccagcttggatttacaaggctgacaattaatactgaacaaacaaaaactcaaactatgaattatgaaagagctgcagcatctgaaactgaccacaatgaacatttgacagataaacagtaccacagtgctgcagtttcagactcagtttgtcatgtcttttatggattgggattgtctctgtcaactcaccatatattttttttattagtaaattgttgggggtttttttgttttgtttttttatctattgctagaaatttcaggtgaccccatttgaattccaggtgacccaacgtggggtcccgacccaaaggttgaaaaacactgctatctCCTATATGCATTTACACTTCTCACCAAATCTAACAGCAAATGCATGTTAATTTACCTTATGTACTTATGTATATGAACAGATTAACttgatatgtttttattttaagcaCAAATGTTGCTTCTTGGATCAGCAAAGTCTCAATACATGAGCATGTAACTTTTAGATGACTGAGATTTAAATCATCTTAAATTGTGAGGAAAAAAGTCGACCACAAGATGGTGCTGATGCaataaaaaacagattaaagGTAGTGAAACAGTAGTAATCTAGTAATTATGCAGTAGAAAAGTAGTTTCCATCATCATTTAATCATAATTCATTTAATGCTACTACTAATGCATAAAACTCTCTTTGCAATCATGCATAGAAAGCACGTAATATTCACCTACTACATTTCATTctcttttagtcattttaatttgttgcttgaatttagttttttcttttctttctttctttcatttaatTGCAAACAAAAAAGGACAGTGGAAATGCTCTCGTCATGTACAATAGAGACAATAACAGACTCTGATGTTCTAGATcagggtgtccagtcctggtcctccagaactactgtcctacatgttttaggttttagatagttccctcttCAGCACACTTGACAgtccttatcaggcttctgcggaccttgatgataggcttttcatttgaatcaggtgtgttgaaagGAAGCGGGgacatctaaagcaggggtgtcaaactcattttagttcaggggctgcattcaccccagtatgatctcaagtgggccggaccagtaaaataataccagtgaaaaaagtaaaattacgttatgacaggggtgtcaaactcattttagttcaagctaaatctgatctgtagtgggccgaaccagtaataatataacatacataacaatataacataataatataaataatgtcaactccaaacttttctcggtgttttacagtgaaaaaagtaaatttacattataaaaaggttgacatctgcaaactatcctttcaaaggatgtgaagaacatgaacaaagtgaaaaaataagtgtaattttaacaatattctgcctcagtttatcatttacacatgtacattataacatatagatcacagtggatctacaaacacaccaaacatttaataacagaaaaaaattgtacttacttctcttaagacatttcaggctgttcatattttttgcgaaattatgctttgtttaatgtaatacatgaaaatattacatttacaaacagaaaaaatggtagttgttattatttctatgttattatgatagtttttactggtcctgcccacttgagattgaattggtctgaatgtggaacctgaactaaaaggactgtaatattttagtgtaatttttgcatttcacaaattcatcccaagggccggactggaccctttagcgggccggatttggtcccttggccgcatgtttggcacctctGCGTTATGATATGTTTATAACTACATtggttccttaaaaatctgaataacgtgactacttgaaatgtcttaagaaaaaacaagtgcagttttaacaatattcatcaatttatcggtttatcatttacacatgtgcgttacaacttagaTTACAATCACAatgacacaaaacattttgtaaaaggtataatattgatgaaattgcatttacaagacatttcacgttgttcatattttttcaggttattcccattttttgtaaaaggatagtttgtttcatgtaattttacttttttacactaaaacaaattcgcgaaatgcaaaattacactaagatatgaacaatccttttagttcaggttccacattcagactaattcaatctcaaatgggcaggattcagtaaaatactatcataaacatagaaataatgacaactccaatttttttctttgtaattgtaaatattgtcACGtaattacattaaaacaaagattaatctcccaaaaaatgtgaataacctgaaaaaatatgaacaacctaaaatgtcttaagagaagtaagtacaatttaacaagattccgcctgttactaaatgttttgtgtatttgtagatccattgtgatgtataaattacaatgtacatgtgtaaatgataaactgaa
This region includes:
- the LOC115424788 gene encoding LOW QUALITY PROTEIN: orexin-like (The sequence of the model RefSeq protein was modified relative to this genomic sequence to represent the inferred CDS: inserted 4 bases in 3 codons) — its product is MDVSVSDACVSNRSPDVAAQEGVRVQCRCYTTGGHYCTMAPRQKALALLLXLLLSHVACDAHTVAECCSQPSRSCRLYVLXCRSGNRGTLTGDAAAGILTLGKRLEDEHRLQSRLHQLLHGSKNQAAGILTMGKRTEEXVGEQESDWTMQAGNTITTSLPV